Proteins encoded together in one Benincasa hispida cultivar B227 chromosome 1, ASM972705v1, whole genome shotgun sequence window:
- the LOC120089750 gene encoding protein NRT1/ PTR FAMILY 6.1 isoform X1 — MGSREIKSPQEVIETSGLGRLDEHSESFQRKKLGMFFIESDDRRTAFGRGYTGGTTPVNIRGKPIADLSKTGGWVAAFFIFGNEMAERMAYFGLSVNMVAFMFYVMHMPFTTSSDAVNNFLGISQASSVLGGFLADAYLGRYWTIAIFTTIYLGGLTGITLCATISTFVPNQEKCDQLSLLLGKCEPAKSWQMTYLYTVLYLTGFGAAGIRPCVSSFGADQFDEKSKDYKSHLDRFFNFFYLSVTVGAIIAFTAVVYIQIKHGWGAAFGSLAIAMGFSNVVFFLGTPLYRHRLPGGSPLTRVAQVLVAAYRKRNISFSNSEFVGLYEVPGKQSAIKGSGKILHTDDFRCLDKAALQLKEDGRNPSPWRLCTVTQVEEVKILLKLIPIPACTIMLNLVLTEYLTLSVQQAYTMNTHIGHLKLPVTCMPVFPGLSIFLILSLYYSVFVPLSRRITGHPHGASQLQRVGIGLAISIMSVAWGGAFERYRRNYAIENGYEASFLTPMPNLSAYWLLIQYCLIGIAEVFCIVGLLEFLYEEAPDAMKSIGSAYAALAGGLGCFAASLLNSIIKSITGNPNERNPSWLSQNINTGRFDYFYWLLTVMSFINFCIFLYSAHRYKYRKDHEVGEGIMENGRHDKM; from the exons ATGGGAAGTAGAGAAATAAAATCACCTCAAGAGGTGATTGAAACATCTGGGCTTGGTAGATTGGATGAACATTCTGAATCATTTCAAAGGAAGAAGCTTGGGATGTTTTTCATCGAATCGGATGATCGGAGGACGGCGTTCGGGCGTGGTTATACCGGAGGAACGACTCCGGTTAATATCCGTGGCAAACCTATTGCTGATCTTTCAAAGACTGGTGGTTGGGTTGCAGCCTTCTTTATTTTTG GGAATGAAATGGCAGAGAGAATGGCTTATTTTGGGCTTTCAGTGAACATGGTAGCCTTTATGTTCTATGTAATGCATATGCCATTTACTACTTCATCAGATGCAGTTAACAATTTCCTTGGCATCTCACAAGCCTCCTCTGTTCTTGGCGGTTTCCTTGCCGATGCATATCTCGGTCGATATTGGACGATTGCGATCTTTACTACCATTTATCTCGGG GGCTTAACAGGAATAACTCTATGTGCTACAATTAGTACATTTGTGCCAAATCAAGAGAAATGTGATCAATTATCACTGCTTCTAGGCAAATGTGAGCCAGCAAAATCATGGCAAATGACTTACCTTTACACAGTCCTTTATTTGACAGGGTTTGGGGCAGCAGGTATAAGGCCATGTGTCTCTTCATTTGGGGCTGATCAATTTGATGAAAAAAGCAAAGATTACAAATCTCATTTGGATCGctttttcaacttcttttaCCTTTCTGTGACTGTTGGAGCCATTATAGCCTTCACTGCTGTTGTTTACATACAAATCAAACATGGATGGGGAGCTGCTTTTGGCTCTTTAGCTATAGCAATGGGCTTTTCGAACGTCGTCTTCTTTCTCGGTACTCCTTTGTATCGGCACCGATTGCCGGGTGGTAGCCCTCTCACAAGAGTTGCTCAAGTTCTTGTAGCAGCATATAGGAAGagaaacatctcattttctaaCAGCGAGTTTGTTGGCTTGTACGAGGTTCCCGGCAAGCAATCCGCTATCAAAGGTAGTGGAAAGATCCTTCACACTGACGATTTCAG ATGTTTGGACAAAGCAGCATTGCAGCTAAAGGAAGATGGAAGGAATCCAAGTCCATGGAGGCTTTGCACAGTGACACAAGTTGAGGAAGTGAAGATTCTTTTGAAGCTAATTCCAATACCAGCTTGCACAATAATGCTCAATTTAGTCTTAACAGAATATCTCACTCTTTCAGTTCAACAAGCATACACAATGAACACTCACATAGGCCATCTTAAGCTCCCTGTCACTTGCATGCCAGTCTTCCCTGGCCTCAGCATATTCCTCATACTTTCACTCTACTACTCAGTATTCGTTCCGCTCTCTCGACGCATAACAGGGCACCCGCATGGCGCTTCTCAGCTCCAGAGGGTTGGCATTGGTCTAGCAATCTCAATAATGTCGGTCGCTTGGGGTGGGGCATTCGAGAGATATAGAAGGAACTATGCTATAGAAAATGGATATGAGGCAAGTTTTTTGACCCCTATGCCTAATTTGAGTGCCTACTGGCTGCTTATTCAGTATTGTCTGATTGGCATAGCAGAAGTGTTTTGCATTGTTGGTTTGCTTGAGTTCTTATATGAGGAAGCCCCTGATGCCATGAAGAGTATTGGATCGGCATACGCGGCTCTCGCGGGCGGTTTGGGTTGCTTCGCGGCATCGTTGCTAAACAGTATTATAAAATCCATCACGGGGAATCCGAATGAAAGAAACCCATCTTGGCTTTCGCAGAATATTAACACAGGACGATTCGACTACTTCTACTGGCTTCTCACAGTCATGAGTTTCATCAATTTCTGCATTTTTTTGTACTCAGCTCATAGGTACAAATACAGGAAAGATCATGAGGTTGGAGAAGGAATAATGGAAAATGGAAGGCATGATAAAATGTGA
- the LOC120089750 gene encoding protein NRT1/ PTR FAMILY 6.1 isoform X2: MGSREIKSPQEVIETSGLGRLDEHSESFQRKKLGMFFIESDDRRTAFGRGYTGGTTPVNIRGKPIADLSKTGGWVAAFFIFGNEMAERMAYFGLSVNMVAFMFYVMHMPFTTSSDAVNNFLGISQASSVLGGFLADAYLGRYWTIAIFTTIYLGGLTGITLCATISTFVPNQEKCDQLSLLLGKCEPAKSWQMTYLYTVLYLTGFGAAGIRPCVSSFGADQFDEKSKDYKSHLDRFFNFFYLSVTVGAIIAFTAVVYIQIKHGWGAAFGSLAIAMGFSNVVFFLGTPLYRHRLPGGSPLTRVAQVLVAAYRKRNISFSNSEFVGLYEVPGKQSAIKGSGKILHTDDFRCLDKAALQLKEDGRNPSPWRLCTVTQVEEVKILLKLIPIPACTIMLNLVLTEYLTLSVQQAYTMNTHIGHLKLPVTCMPVFPGLSIFLILSLYYSVFVPLSRRITGHPHGASQLQRVGIGLAISIMSVAWGGAFERYRRNYAIENGYEKCFALLVCLSSYMRKPLMP; this comes from the exons ATGGGAAGTAGAGAAATAAAATCACCTCAAGAGGTGATTGAAACATCTGGGCTTGGTAGATTGGATGAACATTCTGAATCATTTCAAAGGAAGAAGCTTGGGATGTTTTTCATCGAATCGGATGATCGGAGGACGGCGTTCGGGCGTGGTTATACCGGAGGAACGACTCCGGTTAATATCCGTGGCAAACCTATTGCTGATCTTTCAAAGACTGGTGGTTGGGTTGCAGCCTTCTTTATTTTTG GGAATGAAATGGCAGAGAGAATGGCTTATTTTGGGCTTTCAGTGAACATGGTAGCCTTTATGTTCTATGTAATGCATATGCCATTTACTACTTCATCAGATGCAGTTAACAATTTCCTTGGCATCTCACAAGCCTCCTCTGTTCTTGGCGGTTTCCTTGCCGATGCATATCTCGGTCGATATTGGACGATTGCGATCTTTACTACCATTTATCTCGGG GGCTTAACAGGAATAACTCTATGTGCTACAATTAGTACATTTGTGCCAAATCAAGAGAAATGTGATCAATTATCACTGCTTCTAGGCAAATGTGAGCCAGCAAAATCATGGCAAATGACTTACCTTTACACAGTCCTTTATTTGACAGGGTTTGGGGCAGCAGGTATAAGGCCATGTGTCTCTTCATTTGGGGCTGATCAATTTGATGAAAAAAGCAAAGATTACAAATCTCATTTGGATCGctttttcaacttcttttaCCTTTCTGTGACTGTTGGAGCCATTATAGCCTTCACTGCTGTTGTTTACATACAAATCAAACATGGATGGGGAGCTGCTTTTGGCTCTTTAGCTATAGCAATGGGCTTTTCGAACGTCGTCTTCTTTCTCGGTACTCCTTTGTATCGGCACCGATTGCCGGGTGGTAGCCCTCTCACAAGAGTTGCTCAAGTTCTTGTAGCAGCATATAGGAAGagaaacatctcattttctaaCAGCGAGTTTGTTGGCTTGTACGAGGTTCCCGGCAAGCAATCCGCTATCAAAGGTAGTGGAAAGATCCTTCACACTGACGATTTCAG ATGTTTGGACAAAGCAGCATTGCAGCTAAAGGAAGATGGAAGGAATCCAAGTCCATGGAGGCTTTGCACAGTGACACAAGTTGAGGAAGTGAAGATTCTTTTGAAGCTAATTCCAATACCAGCTTGCACAATAATGCTCAATTTAGTCTTAACAGAATATCTCACTCTTTCAGTTCAACAAGCATACACAATGAACACTCACATAGGCCATCTTAAGCTCCCTGTCACTTGCATGCCAGTCTTCCCTGGCCTCAGCATATTCCTCATACTTTCACTCTACTACTCAGTATTCGTTCCGCTCTCTCGACGCATAACAGGGCACCCGCATGGCGCTTCTCAGCTCCAGAGGGTTGGCATTGGTCTAGCAATCTCAATAATGTCGGTCGCTTGGGGTGGGGCATTCGAGAGATATAGAAGGAACTATGCTATAGAAAATGGATATGAG AAGTGTTTTGCATTGTTGGTTTGCTTGAGTTCTTATATGAGGAAGCCCCTGATGCCATGA